GCAAAAAAAATGAACACAAAAGCATCATCTGTAACGGATATGATGCAGAAGTTATCTGATAAAAAACTAGTAGTTTATAAAAAATATCAAGGTGTTCAACTTTCTAAAGAGGGAAAAGGAATTGCAGTTTATTTGGTAAGAAAACATCGTTTATGGGAAAGTTTTTTAGTAGATAAATTAGATTTTGCTTGGGATGAAGTGCATGAAATCGCCGAACAGCTAGAGCATATAAAGTCAGACGATTTGGTGGATAAGCTAGATGAATTTTTAGATTTTCCAACGATAGACCCACATGGAGACCCTATTCCAGATAAGGATGGTAATATTACCAGAAGGGAAAAAATTCAATTGTCTTATTTAGAGGTAAACCAAGAAAGTACTTTGTTAGGGGTTAAAGATTCGTCAGACGAATTTTTAAGATATTTAGATAAAAACGAGATTGCAATAGGTCAAAAAATTACCGTACTCGCTAAAGAGCCTTTTGATAATTCTTTAACTATAAAAGTTGGAAAAAAGGAGATGTTAATTTCACAAAAAGCGGCTCATAACTTATATTTAATAAAAAAATGAATTACAATCCAACACATGCATTGTTAATATTTTTCGGACTGGTTTTGATATCTTATTTATTATTTAGACCAAAATCAGGATGGTTTTGGGTCATTAAGAATAATTTAAAATCAAACGAAAAAATAGTTATTGAAGATGTTTTAAAACAATTATATCACACCGAGAATGCTGGAAAAGACATGAATTTACATGAGCTAAGTAATTCATTGAAATTTGATGAAAGAACTATAGTTGATGTTATTAAAAAAATGACAATTATTGAATTGATAACCTTTGATGGCGAAAATTTAAAATTAACGGATTCTGGTAGAGATTATGCATTGCGAATTGTAAGAGTGCATAGGCTTTGGGAAAAATATTTAGCAGAAAAAACAGGTTTTGATAAAATGGAGTGGCACGATCGAGCAGAAGATATGGAGCATAAATTGAGTCATGA
The nucleotide sequence above comes from Aureibaculum algae. Encoded proteins:
- a CDS encoding metal-dependent transcriptional regulator, with the protein product MLSSSEENYLKSIYHLELLEPKGVSTNAIAKKMNTKASSVTDMMQKLSDKKLVVYKKYQGVQLSKEGKGIAVYLVRKHRLWESFLVDKLDFAWDEVHEIAEQLEHIKSDDLVDKLDEFLDFPTIDPHGDPIPDKDGNITRREKIQLSYLEVNQESTLLGVKDSSDEFLRYLDKNEIAIGQKITVLAKEPFDNSLTIKVGKKEMLISQKAAHNLYLIKK